The Guyparkeria halophila DNA window GCATGACCGATGAACACCTCGATGCCCAGCTCACGCAGGTGACCCACCGCCGGCGATTCGTTCATGTCCGAGCCGGAGACCACGAAGCCCAGCGTGTGCAGCACCTCGGCGATACCGCTCATGCCCGCCCCGCCGATACCGACGAAGTGCAGGTGGCGCACCTTGCGCATGCGCACCTGGGCGACCGGGGCGAAATCGGCTGTCACTGCATCCATTACCGGCCCTCCCCGGATGGGTTGTTGTTGGGTTGCGCGGCGATCACGTCCTCGCAGATCGCCGTGATGCGCGCGGTACTATCCGGCACGGCGGCTTCGCGGGCCCGCGTCGCCATGTCGAGCAGAGCGGCCCGGTCGGCCAGCAACGGCCCGAGCAGACGGGCCAGGGTGTCGACGTCGGCCTCGCGCTGGTTGAGCAGTCGCGCGGCGCCCTGCGCCACCAGCCAGGCGGCATTGAATCGCTGGTGATCGTCGACGGCGTGCGGGAACGGCACGAACAGCGCCCCGATACCCGCCGCGGCGATCTCGGCGACGGTCATGGCGCCCGCCCGGGCAATGACGAAGTCCGCCCAGCCGAAGGCCTCGGCCATGTCGTCGATGTATCCCGATACCTCGTGGCGGCTGCCCGCACCCCAATCGGCGACGTCGTAATGGGCAACGGCGGTCTCCAGGTGGCGTGGCCCCGCCTGGTGACGCACGATCAGGTCAGTGCGCTGACTGATGCGCGCCAGGGCCTGAGGCACGGCCTCGTTGAGTGCCTGGGCCCCCAGGCTGCCGCCCAGCACCAGCACGCGCACCGGCCCGTCGCGCCCCTCGAAACGCGTGGTCGGTGCCGGTAGCTCGGCAATGGCCGAACGCACCGGATTACCCACCACCTGCTCGGCCGGCAGCGTGCGACCGAAGGCCTTCGGGTAGGCGGCCAGCGTGACGCGGGCCAATCGGGACAGCACGCGGTTGGTCAGACCGGCGATGGCGTTCTGTTCGTGAATCACCAGCGGACGGCGGGTCAGCCACGCGGCCAGGCCACCCGGGCCGGCGGCAAAGCCACCCATGCCTATGACCAATGCGGGCCGATGGCGGCGCAACAACCGACCGGCCTGCCAGACGGCATGCAGCAGGCGGAAGGGGGCCGCCAGGCGCGTGCTGAAGCCCTTGCCGCGCAGGCCGCCGATGGCGAGATAGTCGATCGGATAGCCGGCCTCCGGCACCAGGCGGGATTCGATGCCCCGCTCGGTCCCCATCCAGCGAATGGCGTAGCCGCGCTCGGCCAGCGCCCCGGCCACGGCCAGTGCCGGCACCACGTGCCCGCCGGTGCCGCCGGCCATGACATAGATCACCGCGCGGCTCATCGGGTCACCTCCCGCACATCCTCGATGCCGGCATCGGCCAGGGCTCGACTGGCCTCGTGATGGACGCGCAGGATCAATCCCATCGCGAGCAGCGTCGCGACCATCGCCGAGCCGCCGTAGCTGATCAACGGCAACGTCAGACCCTTGGTGGGCAGGAGCCCCATGTTCACGCCCATGTTGATCAGCGCCTGCATGCCGATCCACGTGCTGATACCCCAGGCGAGCGCCGCGCCGGTGTAATGATTCACCGCCCAGGCCATGCGGGCGATCACGAACCCGCGCCAGACCAGCACCCCGTAGAGTCCCAACAGGGCGATGACACCGAACAGGCCGAACTCCTCGGCGTAGACGGCGAAGATGAAATCGGTATGGGCCTCCGGCAGGTAGGCCAGTTTCTGCACGCCCTCGCCCAGGCCGCGGCCGAACAGGCCGCCGGTGCCGATGGCGATTAGGGCATTGACCAGCTGGTAGCCGTCGCCGAACGGATCCGCAAACGGATTGGAGAACGACAGCAGGCGATCGACCCGATACTGCGCCGAGAACACGCCGACGACCGCCAGTGCCCCGCCGGCGACCATCAGCATCAGCATGGTTTGCAGCTGGGCACGCATCAGCCAGGCCATGGCAAAGAGCGTCGCGCCCAGCACCAGGGTGTTGCCGTAGTCGGGTTGGAGCAGCAGGAGGGTCGAGGCGAGCATGATTACGCCCACGGGGGCGGCCATGCCGCGGATGCGCGTCTGCACCTTCTCCAGATGCACGCCGAGATAGGCGGCCATCCAGACGATCATGCCCAGCCGGGCAAACTCGCTTACCTGCACCCGCACGAAGCCCAGATCGATCCAGCGCGTCGCCCCGTTGACGGTGTGCGCCACACCCGGGATGAACAGCACGGCCAACGACAGGATCGAGGCGAGCAGGATCACGTTCCGCAAGGCCACGAAGTGACGCAACGGCATCATCAGCAGCACCGCCATCGCGATCAGACCGACGACCACGGCGCCCGACTGGCGAATCAACAGGCCGCGACCGGCGGCCGAGGAATCGCCCATGCCGAGCGTTGCCGAGGCGACCATCACCAGGCCGATCGACAACAGCGCCAGCAGGGCGATGAGGAACGACCGGTCCAGGGAAATGCCACTGGTGGCATCTTTCGCCCCGTCGACCACATTGCGATCGGCGAGCCATTGCAGGCCCTGGCCGCCCAGGCGCCCGAGCGATTGCCACCCCCGGCGGTTGAGTTGCCACAGGCTCATGAGGCCACCTCCGCGGACACCGGCGCCGGCACATCACGCGCATCGCAGATCGACTCAGCCGCCCGGGCGAAATGCTCGCCGCGATCGGCGTAGCCGCGGAACTGGTCGAAACTCGCACAGGCAGGCGACAGCAACACCACCACCTGCCGACCGGCCGCTACCCGGGCAGAGGCCTGCTCGGCGGCCCACGCCACGGCGGCCTCGAGCGATTCACAACGGGCGCGGGGCAATGAGTCGCCGGCCACCGCGGCCAGTACCGCCTCGATCTCATCGGCATCGGCGCCGATCAGCGCCACGCCCTGAGCGTGGGCCTTGAGGGCCGCGGCCAGCTCGTCGAAGGATTGGCCCTTGGCCTGCCCACCCACGATCACGACCTGCCCGGCCGCCCCGCCGGCAGCCAACCCGTCGATCGCGGCCACGGCGGCACCGACATTGGTGGCCTTGGAATCGTTGATGAATCGCACCTCGCCGCCATTGACCGGCCAGCGGCAGACCACCTGCATGCGATGCGGCAGGCCGGTGAAGGCGGCCATCGCGGCCCTCAGGGCCATCCCGTCGAGCGCCGCTCGACCGGCTACCGCCTCGACCAGCGCCAGGGCGGCCAGGGCGTTCATGCGGTTGTGGGCCCCCGGCAAGGCCAGGTCCTCGCCGGCGAACAGCACCTGGTCGTCGCGACAGAGGGATTCGCCATCGGCATCCAGGTAGTAGCGATGCTCGGCGGCAGGCGAATCGTCGTCCGCCCCGGCGGAAAAGGTCACGATCCGAGCGCGGCTGTGGGCGGCCATCGCCGCGACGCGCGTATCGTCGGCATTGATCACGACCGCCTGGGCATGGACGAGGATCTTCTGCTTGAGCGCCGCGTAGGCCTCGATCGAGCCGTGCCGGTCGAGGTGATCGGCACTGATATTGAGTACGGTTGCGGCCCGTGCGCGGATGGCCTCGGGATCGCAGGCCTCCAGCTGGAAGCTCGACACCTCGAGCACCAGCACGTCGCTCGGTTCGGCCAGGAGATCCAGCGCCGGGGTGCCGTAGTTGCCACCGATGGCCACCCGATACCCCGCGGCGGTGAGCAGTTCGGCGGTCAGTGCCGTGACCGTGCTCTTGCCGTTCGAGCCGGTGATCAGCACATAGGGCACCGGCGCGTGACGCAGGGCGACGGCGATGTCGCTCTCCACCGGGATGCCGCGACGGCGCGCCTCGCCTACCAGCCCCGCCAGCGGTTCGACTGCGGGGTTTAACCCCGGGCTCAGCACGATGCCGTCGAGCGCGCGGAGTTCGGCCGAGTCGAGCATGGCCGCATCGAGCTCGCCGTCGAAGAGCGTGCCGGCACCGAACGCCTCGAGCCAGGCGGCACGCGGGGCGTTCGCCCCGCGCGTGTCGGCGGCGACAAACGACTCGCCGCGACGGGCGAAGAAGCGCCCCGCGGAGAATCCAGTCTGTCCCATGCCGACGATCAGTTTCATCAGCGCACCTTCATCGTTGCCAGACCGATCAACACCAGGATCACGGTGATGATCCAGAAGCGCACGATCACTTTCGGCTCCGGCCAGCCCTTGAGCTCGAAGTGGTGATGGATCGGCGCCATGCGGAAAATGCGTTTGCCGGTCAGCTTGAACGAGGCGACCTGAAGCATCACCGAGACGGTTTCGAGCACGAAGATGCCGCCCATGATGAACAGCACGATCTCCTGGCGAACCATGACGGCGACGATGCCCAGTGCCGCGCCCAGCGCCAGCGCACCGACGTCGCCCATGAACACCTGCGCGGGATAGCTGTTGAACCAGAGAAAGCCGAGACCGGCGCCAACGATCGCGGCACAGAAGACCACCAGTTCGCCCACCCCGGCGATGAACGGCAGCCCCAGGTAATTGGCGAACTCGTAGTGGCCGGTGACGTAGGCGAACGCGCCCAACCCGCCGGCGACCAGCACGGTGGGCATGATCGCCAGCCCGTCGAGCCCGTCGGTGAGGTTGACGGCATTCGAGCTACCCACCACCACGAAATAGGTCAGGATCACGAAGCCCAAACCCAGCGGGATCAGCGCGTCCCTGACCAGCGGGATCAGCAGGCTGGTCTCCGCCGGCGTCTCGGCAATGGAGAACAGGAAGACGGCGGCAACCAGCGCGATCACCGACTGCCCCAGGTACTTCCAGCGCGCGGCCAGGCCGTCGCTGTTGCGGCGCGAGAGCTTGAGGTAGTCGTCCCAGCCACCGATCAGGCCAAAGCCCATGGTGGTGAGCAGCGCGACCCAGACATAGACATTGCCCAGATTGCCCCAGAGCAGCATCGAGACCGCAATCGAAATCAGGATCAGCGCCCCGCCCATGGTCGGCGTACCCGCCTTGGCCAGATGGGTCTGCGGACCGAGCTCGCGGATCGGCTGACCCGCCTTGACGCTCTGCAGCCAGCGAATGACGAACGGGCCGACCGCCAGCGAGATCAACAACGCCGTGGCGACCCCCAGCATGGCGCGGAAGGTCAGGTATTCGAATACGCCAAAGAAGCTGGCGTACTGGGTCAGCCATTCAGTCAGCCAGAGCAGCATCTCGCCCTCTCCCTGTGGATTTGTTGCCGGTCCCCGGCGCGATGCCGATCTCCCGTTCGAAGGCCTCGCGGACCCGTTCGATGTGCATGAAGCGTGAGCCCTTGAGCAGCACGGTCACGGCCGTCGAGCCGTGGTCGGCCAGGCGCTGGCGCAATACCCGGATGGCCGCCTCGCTGTCGTCCACCACCTCGATCGCGCCCTGGGCTCCGCCGGCCGCCTCGAATCCCGCGGCCAGCGCCGCGGCCCCCGGACCGACTGCCACCAGGCCCTCAAGTTCCTGCCCCGCGGCGAATTCGCCCAGTTGCCGGTGCAGTGAGTCGGACTCGACACCCAGCTCGCCCATGCTGCCGAGCACGGCAAACCGCGCGCCCGGCTGGCCGGCGAGGTAGCCGAGCGCCGCACGCATCGATTCGGGATTGGCGTTGTAGCTGTCATCGATCAATTGCCAACCGTTGGCGAGCACCACCTGGCCCATCCGCCCGGCCGGCGGGCGGAAGGCGGACAGCCCGGTCCTGATCGCCTCGACCGAGGCACCCGCCAGGCGGGCCAGGCCGATCGCGGCCAGCAGATTGGCGGCGTTGTGCGCGCCGGGCATGGGCACGGCAAGGTGATCGAACAGCGGCTGGCCACGCTCGGTCACCGACAGCTCGTGGGCCGTGGCGTGGTATTCGCCCGACCAGGTCGCCCATTCGCGGTGGCAGGGGTCGAGCGTGAAGGTCTCGGCCTGCGGCGCGTCCATCAGCCAGCCATCCGCGCCGTTCGAATCGAGATTCACCAGGGCGCGTGCCGCCGCGGGGCGATGGCGATAGATCTCGCCCTTGGCCTCAATGATCCGTTCGACCGAGCCGAATTCGCCCACGTGGGCCCGCCCGGCCATGGTGACCACGACGATGTCCGGGGCGGCCAGTTCGGTCAGCCGGGCGATCTCGCCGACATGGTTGGCGCCCATTTCCACCACCGCGAAACGCGTCTCAGGTGCCCAGTCGAGCAGGGTCAGCGGAACGCCGATGTCGTTGTTCAGGTTGCCGCGGGTGGCCGCCGTGGCGCCGATCTGACCCAGCATGGCGGCCAGCAGTTCCTTGACCGTGGTCTTGCCGCTGCTGCCGGTGATCCCGATCACGGTCGGATCGACCGCCTCGCGCCAGCCGCGGGCCAATCGACCCAGCGCGGCCAGCGTGTCGTCGACGACCACCTGCGGCAGCGCGCAATCCGGCAGTTCGCGCTCGACCAGCGCGGCAACTGCACCCTGTCGGGCCGCCTGATCGATGAAGTCATGGGCATCGAAGTTCGGGCCTTTCAGCGCAACGAACAGGCGACCGCCCAGTTCGGCGCGCGTATCGGTGCCCACGCCGGCGATTGGCAGCGCGCCGTCGGCATCCTTCGCCAGGCGTCCCTCCGCCCAGCGGGCGATCTGATCGAGCGTGGCCCGGATCATGGCGCCACCTCCCGTGCCTGCTCGCGGACCACCAGACGGTCGTCGAACGGGCGCCGCTGGTCGCCGATTTCCTGGCCGGTTTCATGGCCCTTGCCGGCCACCAACAGGCAATCGCCCGGCCGCCCGTCGGCGAGCTGGCGAATGCCGGTGGCAATCGCCGCGTGCCGGTCGACGAGGCGCTCGACATCGGCGGGGTTCTTCATGCCGGCCACGATCGCCTCGATGATCGCCTCGGGCGATTCACTGCGCGGGTTGTCACTGGTGACGATCACCCAGTCGGCCAGCCGCTCGGCAACCGCCCCCATCAGCGGGCGTTTGCCCGTGTCGCGGTCGCCGCCACAACCGAAGATCACGCCCAATCGGGCACCATCGGGCAGCGCCTCTCGCAGGCTTGCCAGCACGTTTTCCAGGGCATCGGCGGTATGGGCGTAGTCGACCACGACGGTCATGCCGCGACCGACGGCAAAGGTTTCCATCCGCCCCGGCGGGGTCTTGAGCCGGCCCACTTGGCGCGAAAGGGCATCCAGCGTCTCGCCCACTACCAGGCGGGCAGACAGCGCGGCGAGCAGGTTCTCGGCATTGAAACGACCGGCCAGCGCGGCCTCGAGCTCGGCCCGCTCGCCAAAGCCACTGACCGCCAACCGCATGCGTCCCGACTCCGGGGCCTCGAGCACGCCGGTCAGGCAGGGACGGCAGGCGGTCGGCCCGGCCGACGGGGCCAGCGAATAGCACAACTGGCGTGGCGCGTCCGCTCGGGCGGCGAGTGTCTCGAGCATCCGCTCCGTCGCCGGCTGGTCGGCATTGAGCACCGCCTGGCGCAGACTCGGCAGGGCGAACAGGCGGGCCTTGGCCGCGAGATAGGCCTCGATGTCGCCGTGGTAGTCGAAGTGATCCCGACCCAGGTTGGTAAATACCCCGGTGCGGATGGGAAGGCCGTCCACCCGGCCCTGGGTCAGGGCATGGGAGGAGACCTCCATGACGATCTCGCGCGCGCCCTCACGAACCAGCTCACCGATCAGACGCCAGTTCTCGATCAGCCCCGGCGTGGTGTTGCTCGTCGCCTGGTACTCCGCCCGCGGTGACCACAACCCCCAGCCCAGCGTGCCGATCACCCCGACGGGCTCGCCGTCGATGCCGATCAACCCGGCAATCAGATGACAGACGGTGGTCTTGCCGTTGGTCCCGGTGACGGCCGTAATCGCCACGGCTTCGTGGTTCCAGCCATTGGCCTGGATGATCAGCTCGGCGATCGCGTCCTCCGGGCGGTCGAGAAGCATCACGCCCTCGGCGGGTGTAAGCCCGGCACCAATGACACCGGCCGCGCCACGGGCCAACGCATCCGCGACAAACCGGTCGGCATCGTGCGATTGGGTTTCACGGGCGTAGAACAGCGTGCCGGCGTCGAGATCGCGGCTGTCGTCACTGATCGCGCGCACGCGACGATCCGGGGCACCGGCATGCCGCAGCCGGGCGATCTCTCGCAGGCCGATCTCGGGGAATGCCACGCGCGCCATGTCAGCCAGCCTCCCGAGTTCGGGTGGAATCGGCCACCACGGACGGCAGATCGCCGGCAATCTGCCCGGCTGGCAGTTCCGGCAGGTTGTCCGGGCGGATATTGAGCATGCGCAGCGCGCCGCTCATCACCCGCTGGAAGACGGGCGCGGCGACATCGCCGGCGTAGACCCTGCCGGCACTCGGCCGATGCAAGACGACCACCAGCGCGAGCCGCGGATCGCTGGCCGGGGCCACGCCGGCAAAGACGGTGTTGTAATCGGTACGGGAGTAGCCGCCCTCGCCCAGGCGTCGCACCGTGCCGGTCTTGCCGGCGATCTGGAAGCCGGTCACGGCGGCCTCGGGTGCCGTGCCGGTGGGCGAGACCACGGAACGCAACATGCCGACCACGCGGTCGGCCACATCGGGATCGAACACCGGCCGGCTTTCGGGTGGACCGTCCCGACGCAACAGGCTGGGCACCACGAACTGGCCGTCATTGGCCAGGGCGACATAGGCCGAGGCGAGTTGCAACGGCGTGACCGCCAGTCCGTAGCCGTAGCTGTGCGCGGCCGTGTCGGCCACCCGCCAATCGCGCCACAGGCTGAGCGAGCCGGAGGCCTCGCCCGGGAACCCCACTCCGGTGACCTGCCCGAAGCCCAGCCCCCGATAACTGCTCCAGATGGCCTGGGCGCCGATATCCTCGGCCAGCATGCTCGCGCCAACGTTGCTCGACTTCTCCAGCAGGCCGGTCATGTCCAGCGTGCCGTAATTACGATGATCGTGGATGGTAAAGCCGCCAACCCGGCGGTAGCCGGGGGCCGTATCGACGGTGTCGGCCGGCTGCCAGCGGCCGCTGGCCAGCGCGGCGGCCACGGTAAAGGGCTTGACCGTCGACCCCGGCTCGAACTGGTCGACAATCGCGTGATTACGGGTAAGCGACGGGTCGATGCTGGCCCGGTTGTTGGGGTTGAACGACGGCGCGCTGGCCATGGCCAGCACCTCGCCGGTGGCCACGTTCATCAGGGTGGCCGAGCCGGCCAGTGCCTCGTGCTCCTCGACCGCACGCGACAGCTCCCGATAGGCGAGGTACTGCAGCCGCCGATCGATGGAAAGCGCCAGGTCCTGCCCCGGCCGCGCGGCCTGAACCACGCCCAGGTCGACGATCTCGCGGCCATCGCCGTCCTTGAGGATGCGGCGCTTGCCCGGGGTGCCGGCGAGCAGCTGATCGAAACTCAGTTCGATGCCGGCCAACCCCTCGTCGTCGATGTTGGCAAAGCCCAGCAGCGGGGCGGTGACATCCGCGGTCGGGTAGAAACGCTTGTATTCACGCTTGAGCCCCACACCCGGCAGCTTGGCGGCACGCACCGTCTCGGCCAGGCTCGGGCGCACCTGGCGAGCGACGTACAGGAAACGACGCGAGCCGTATTCGCGCACCCGCCGCTGCAATTCGGCGGCCGGCTGGTCGAGCATGTCCGCCAGCCTGGTGACGGCCTCGGGGTGGGTGCCGATCACCTTGGGGTCGATCCAGATCGCGTGCATGGCCACGCTGATGGCAAGCGGCTCGCCATGGCGATCGGTGATCATGCCGCGATGGGCCGCGATGGTCTGGACGCGCTGCTGACGGTCGCCGCCCTGCTCGGCATAGAAATCCCGTTCAGTGACCTGCAACTGCACCGCCCGGCCGAGCAGCATCGTGGCCGCGAACGCGAACACCATCAACACGACGCCAGCGCGCCAACGCACGCCCAGCCAGGTGGCCCAACGGGTGATGAATGCCCAGGCCGCGTTCATCGGAACACCACCGTGATCTGGTCCTCGGCCGGCGGGCGCATGCCGAGCTCCTCGGTCGCGATCCGTTCGATCCGCCCCTGGGCGGTCAACGTGCCTTCTTCGAGCTGCAGCTCCGCATAGGTGCCATCAAGACGTTCGATGCCGTCACGCGCCACGGCGATCTGCTGGGTCAGTCGACGATCCTCGGCCACCAGCACCACCACCGCGAGCGCGCTCGCGACGACCAGCACCAGCAAGAAGAGATTGAGCGCCCTCATGACGCACGCTCCGCGACCCGCATGATCGCGCTGCGTGCACGCGGGTTCTGGGCGGTTTCCTCGCGGCCGGCACGAATGGCCTTGCCGACCTTCTTGAGCGCCACTTCGCCGACCGGGTTGCCGAAGAAATCCTTGCCGGCCGTGCTGTGATCGCGGATGAAACGCTTGACGATCCGATCCTCGAGCGAATGGAAGCTGATCACCACCAGCCGACCACCCGGCGCGAGGTGCTCGAGCGCCTGCTCGAGGGCCTGGGTGATCTCGTCGAGTTCCTTGTTGATATAGAGCCGGATCGCCTGAAAGGTGCGGGTGGCCGGATGCTTGTTGGGGTCGCGCCTGGGGATGGCGGCGACGACGCAATCGACCAGGTCGGTGGTACGGGTCAGCGGGGCCTGCTCGCGCCGAGCGACGATACCGGCGGCGATCCGGCGGGCGAAGCGTTCCTCGCCCAGACGAAACAGCACGTCGCGGATCTCCTCTTCCTCGGCGACCGCCAGCCAGTCGGCCGCCGACGGCCCGTGGCTCTGATCCATCCGCATGTCCAGCGGACCGTCGAAGCGGAACGAAAAGCCGCGCTCGGCCTGGTCGAGCTGCGGGGAGGACACGCCCAGATCGAACATCACGCCGTCCACCGGCTGGTCGACGCCGTGCTCGGCAAGGGCCTCACCCCAACCGGAAAAGGAGGCCTTGATAAAGGAGAAGCGCGCATCCTCGTCGGCGAGCCGGGCCGCACTGTCCGCCGCCTCGGCATCGCGATCGAAACCGACCAGTCGCCCTTTTGCCGCCAGCTTCGCCAGAATGGCGCGGCTATGGCCACCGCGACCGAAGGTGCCATCCACGTAGGTGCCGGCCGGGTCGGTGACCAGGTTATCGACCGCCTCGTCGCGCAGCACCGTGTCGTGGCTGGCATCGACCGTCATAGCGACAGGGTCTCCAGGGCCGTGGGCAATTGGTCGTCCTCGTCGGACTGATCGAGGAACTCCTCGGTCATCTGGCTCCAGAGCGGCTGTGACCAGAGCTCGAGCTTTTTGCCCTGCCCGACCAGCACGGCCGGCTTTTCCAGCTTCGCGTGGGCGCGCAGCGCGGGGGGAATGACGATGCGACCGGCCGAGTCGAACTCGACCTGGGTGGCGTGACCGATCAGCATCCGCTTGATGCGGTTGGCGGTCTTGTTGAACGACGGCAGGGCATCGATCTGCTTCTCGATTTCCAGCCAGGTCGCCAGCGGGTAGATAAGGAGACAGTGTTCCTGCGTGTCGATAGTGAGGATCAGCTGGTTCTCATCCTGGGCAAACGCCTCCCGATGACGCGTGGGCATGGCCAGGCGACCTTTGGCGTCGAGATTCAGGTTGGTGATGCCTCGGAACACTTTTTCCCACTTTTTCCCACTTTTCTACACCTGCGCGCACTATAGCCCCAGCCAACAGGGCTATCAAGCAAATGGCGGCATTTTTCTTTTGACCACAAGGAGTTAGCCAACAAAGAGAGGGAAGTCGAGACGCTGTTTCCAGATAAAAACAGGGGGTTACCGCGCATAGATAACAAAGCGCACGAGGATGCGAGCAGCCGCATCCCGGCGCACCGGAGTGCCGGTGGGGGAAAGTGGGAGAAAATCGGGGGCGGATGGCGCGGGGTGGAGTCGCGCTTGTCCGCGGTAACGGCAAGGCGGCGATCCGCCGCGTCCGCCGACGGGAACGGGACCGTTCCGCCGGAAACACAAAATGGGGTGGAGTCAGCCGGTAAGCCGGGTTCTGTCGTGGATTGCCATTCATCTGGGCGCGACGTCACCGTCGCGCTCGAGCAGCCTACCCGGGAACAGCGCGGGCCACGCCATTGTTCCCCTATTTGGCCTTGCTCCCGGTGGGGTTTACCGTGCCACGACGTGTTACCACGCGTGCGGTGCGCTCTTACCGCACCCTTTCACCCTTACCTGTGCCGCATTGCTGCGGCCATCGGCGGTCTACTCTCTGCTGCACTTTCCGTCGACTCGCGCCGCCCAGGCGTTACCTGGCACCGTGCCCTATGGAGCCCGGACTTTCCTCGACGTTCACTAAGGAACGCCGCGACAATCTGGCCAACTCCGGCGGCGGAGTATAAAGGAAGGTCTGCACGAATAGCCAACCCCTCTGGCTTACCGGCTTGTTCGCCATCAAGGCGTCGATTCGAAGGCGGGCTCATTGCCCGGCGAGAATCGGCAACACCGAGGGCGGGCAAGCCGGCAAGCCCCGCAGGGCGACCCGGAACGGCGTGCCAGTGGCACGCCGCAGCCCGGGAAGCGCCGAGCAACAGCGAGGCCGGAACGGGCCGCCAGGCGCCCATCTGCGGTGTTGCAGCGCTTGCCAATGACTATGGCCATTGGGCAGCGCACTGCGCCTTGCACCTGGACGCCTGGCGACCCGCAGAGAGGTTGGCTATTCGCGCAGACCTTCCTGAAGAAACCGCAGCCGGTGTCGAGGCGAGCGTGATTCGACTCCCGTCATCCATGGGGGAGTCGGGTAGACTTCGAACGCCGAATTCGATCCGATCCCCCCCTTTGCTCGAGCCCAGCCATGCCCGAATCGCTCCCCGCCGCCCTCGATACCCTGCGCCGCCAAATGACCGAACCGGCCACCAGTCCGGTGGACTGCGCTCAGGCCGCCGACGTCATCGACTGGTACTACGAGCAGGCCTGGCAGACCGACCGTATCGTTCGTGACGAACTGCCGTGGCTGCTGGACTGGATGCGTCATTGCCGTGACCCGCGACGATTCGAGATCGGTGACGGTCTCGCCGTGACCCTGATCGGCGAGGGACGACTGCAGGAAGCCAGCGACCTGGCCGGAGGATTGCTGACCGAGGCCTGGGACGCCGGCTTGATGCATACCCTGGCCCTGGCCCTGGCCGCACGGGGCGAGGTGGCCGAGGCGATCACACGACTTCGCGATCTGGTCGGCCACCCGGAATTCGCCGCGCTGCCGCCGGAACTCGCCACCCAGGCGCACCTGGACCTGGCCACCCTGCTCCGTCGTCAGGGCAGCCTGTTCAAGGCCATCCCACCATTGACACAGGCCGTGGAAACGGCCGCCCGCTGCGACGACCCGGCCTGGCTGGAACAGGCGGCCGACATACTGATCGAACAACTGGTCGAACAGGGCGGCGCCGAAGAGGCCGTGGAGATTCTCTCACCATGGCTCGACGAGACACGCCTGGGGCTTTGGCAGCGGGTTCTCGATCGACTCGGCAACCAACTCGACCCCGAACAGCGCGAACGCGGCCTAGCCCTGATGGTCCGCGCCGGCGACTACCGCACGGTACTCAACCGGCTCGTCGACCAGGCCGGCAATGACCCGCAACGACTGCTGGTCGCGTTCACGGCCGCGCTGTCGTTGCGGGCCCCTGCCGAAGTCACCTGCCCACTGGCCGCGCGGCTGCTGGGAAGCGATTCGGCCCGCCAGGACGAGAGTGCGCCATTGATTGCCGCCGCCTCGGTCGCCGTCGCCGAGAGCCAACAGGAGAAAAGCCAGGCGCAGGCAAAATGGCACCGTGACGGGGTGGTTCAGCTAATCAGCGTGGCAAAACACCACGGCATCCTCGAAGGGGACGTGCGCGCATGGGCCGAGAAGGAGGGGCTTTACCACGAGCATGGCGTGATCGACCG harbors:
- the mraZ gene encoding division/cell wall cluster transcriptional repressor MraZ, producing MFRGITNLNLDAKGRLAMPTRHREAFAQDENQLILTIDTQEHCLLIYPLATWLEIEKQIDALPSFNKTANRIKRMLIGHATQVEFDSAGRIVIPPALRAHAKLEKPAVLVGQGKKLELWSQPLWSQMTEEFLDQSDEDDQLPTALETLSL
- a CDS encoding tetratricopeptide repeat protein — protein: MPESLPAALDTLRRQMTEPATSPVDCAQAADVIDWYYEQAWQTDRIVRDELPWLLDWMRHCRDPRRFEIGDGLAVTLIGEGRLQEASDLAGGLLTEAWDAGLMHTLALALAARGEVAEAITRLRDLVGHPEFAALPPELATQAHLDLATLLRRQGSLFKAIPPLTQAVETAARCDDPAWLEQAADILIEQLVEQGGAEEAVEILSPWLDETRLGLWQRVLDRLGNQLDPEQRERGLALMVRAGDYRTVLNRLVDQAGNDPQRLLVAFTAALSLRAPAEVTCPLAARLLGSDSARQDESAPLIAAASVAVAESQQEKSQAQAKWHRDGVVQLISVAKHHGILEGDVRAWAEKEGLYHEHGVIDRAARHCLDKIDRPPEWLVQRIRQKG